The following is a genomic window from Pan paniscus chromosome 18, NHGRI_mPanPan1-v2.0_pri, whole genome shotgun sequence.
ctaagccacctccacctctgtcctggccgcctcagggcgcctgaaaggaccaggacatgcgggtgcggtggctgctcttttggctcctcttCTGGCTCCTGCTGGCacttatcagccatcagtccacctgtgtgagtggacgggtgctgtggctgctcttttggctcctcttttggctcctgctgggatttatcagccatcagtctaccagtgtgagtagacgctggacccacggggtttcttcctttttactgggctgtgtcacgcggcatgaaatgacacagctcaggcctgtaatcccagcactttagggggccgaggtgggcagatcacttgagtccaggagttgaaggctagccagggcatcatagcgaaaccccatctctacaaaaaattccaaaaaggaTTAGTCGGtcctggtggtgcgtacctgttatcccagttactggagaggctgaggtgggaggatcgcttgggcccaggagctggccgttgcagtgagccgagatggccccgctgcactcttgtctctaacaaacaaaatggaccaaaacaaagtgaaatgtcatttgatttgtgtcatctggtttgatgactttttttttttttttttttttttaagacagtctcactctgtcgcccaggctggagtgcagtggcaacatctcggctcactgcaacctctgcttccggggttcaagcaattgtcctgcctcagcctcctgagtagctcagattacaacgcccggctaatttttgtatttttagtagagactgggtttcaccatgttcgccaggatagtctccatctctcgacctcgtgatccgcctgcctcggcctcccagtgctgggattacaggcgtgaaccaccgtgcctggccaaaatatataaccttaagtgtaagtttagtaactttggaaagtacatacaccagcataaaccaaccccctttcaagatctacattattttatttatttatttttttgagacagtttcttccttgttgcccaagctggagtgcaatggggcaatatcagctcaccgcaacctctgcttcccagattcgagcgattctcctgcctcagcctcccgagtggctgggattacagacatgtgccaccactcccagctaattttgtatttttagtagagatagggtttctccatgttggtcaggctggttttgaactcccgacctcaggtgatccgcccgcctcggcctcccaaagtgttgggattacaggcgtgaaccaccgtgcccaggcaaGATCTACACTcttatgtcaccccagaaagtgaactctcactctttccagccagtctctttcttatcataggttagcttgcttattctggaatttcgcgtatacagatgcatgccatgccataggtactcttttgtgtctgctttattctgctcaacaccatgtttctgaaatcattaccattgttgtatggttctctaactccatcatttccatttcagactcagcatatgctgagttcaacctgttgaagggctatctctgtttaattcaccatctcgaaagaaacattgaaaattgagatgttttcaagaatatatagttaaatcctgaggaatcgatgtagaaatgttatcacaAGCTGTCTGAACTTACTCAGGGGAAGTCTtcgtcttcactcacataagagtctaatggaattaatgtcaacaatcttagagaaatcccacactattcatgccattttcatgatctccaccttggtaatttttttttttttttttttttttttttttttttgagacagagtctcgctctgtcacccaggctgaagttcagtggtgcgatcttggctcactgcaacctctgcctcccgggttcaagtgattcttctgcctcagcctcccaagtagctggaactataggtgcgtgccaccatgccctgctaattttttgtatttttagtagagatgggtttcaccgtgttagctaggatggtctcaatctcctgatctcgcggtccacccacctcgtcttcccaaagtgctgggattgtaggcgtgagccaccacgcccggcccaccttgttaatttttaagcactaaaattggattcttatttgtgaatgaagtaatctcttcattgtatttttttttttttttttacttatgctgagctttaaatgacaaagattcatataatccaagagagaagtattctttagagggattcttttaccatgtgatatataataaatgcatccaatgttatacatcaatttaaaaaacaagtaaataactaaagaaaagataactactggccaggtgcagtggctcacacctgtattcccagcactttgggaggccgaggcaggtggatcatgaggtcaggagttggagaccagcctggccaagatggtgaaaccctgtttctactaaaaatacaaaaattagccgagcgtggtggcaggcgcctgcaatcccagttactcagtagctgaggcaggagaatcgcttgaacccgggaggcggaggttgcagtgagctgagatcatgccactgcaatctagcctgggtgacagagcaaaactttgtctccaaacaaaaggaaagaaaagataagataattactttctacttagcttgtcttagccatgagtgacgggctgcatgtggcccaggacagttttgaatgcagttcaacacaaatttgtaaactttcttaaaacattaggagattttggccaggtacagtggctcatgcctgtaatcccagcactttgggaggctgaggtgggcagattacctgaggtcaggagttcaagaccaccctggccaacatggcaaaaccccatctccacaaaaaatacaaaaatttgctgagtgcactgtcaggcacctgtactcccagctactcaggaggctgaggcaggagaatcacttgaacctgagaggcagaggttgcagtgagccgagagcacaccactgcactccagcctgggtgacagagtgagaccccatctcaaaaacaaacaacaaacaaaaacaaaaacaaaaaaaaaatggccgggcacggtggctcacacctgtaatcccagcactttgggaggccgaggcaggcagatcgcctgttgggagttcaaggccagactggccaacatggtgaaacctcatctctactaaaaatacaaaaattagtcgggcatggtggcagagacctgtaatctcagctgctcgggaggctgagggaggagaatggcttgagcccgggagctggaggttgcagtgagccgagattgcaccactgcactccagcctgggtgactgagtggagcggaactctgtctcaaaaaaaaaaaaaaaaaaaaaattttttttttagatcatcagctattgttagtgttagtgtatgttatgtgtggctcaagacaactttgcttcttttaatataggcagggaagtcaaaagattggatatccctgctttataccaagaaagacaacaccccacatttgcaatgcctaaaaacactaccagccatctgaaaaacatgtgacttctaacttctgttctcttttgtagcagtggaatcccacggtgatatctgagggatgtggttaccttctggaggaggttgacggtttctaaggatgattctttctgagtgaaatattgtcagtgtcattgaccttttcattatttcaactattattattccaggttatcaatactctggctgaccatcgtcatcgtgggactgactttggtggaagtcCTTGGTTACGTATCattactgtgtttctgagaagttataaatttgccatctccctctgcacaagttacctttctgtgagtatactaactttctgtagaggtatacttgtaatcacaaataagaataaattatatgaaacaattcacgtttctggacttcattatgaatatgtggttttaccccaaaaatcagggaaatgatttattagcataagaattatgaaaataccTGCCATTTACatgatgaaaattaaataggtcagtgtttgtttaatagaatgtcaacagagcttttggtcaaaaataagtttttttaacctttgtgctatttgtcacaGATGGAGTATGAGGTTTtgtcacttaaataggaaagtctttctaaactcttctgctttgtagttctatcgtatgggtggaaggaaagcttccaatctcctctctgaagattcactgcagaaatgagctgacaacagacagcttaacaggaaaagaaaaacatagaacaggcataaacatgggaaccagctgaaaaatgggactgctagaagggctggatggttgatgcttaaagagcaccctcttctgaggggagagggagatagatggagatgtaggccatttggaggggcagcaaatgatttttaggggaaatgaaagagcccaagaaacaaacaattggcctgagacaaagttcctctgaggtcatagggacgaggtgacaaactgccggaaggtgaagggcagaactgcactgcgtctcatgatgcagagaaagccccagagaatctcttagaactgccctccaagagaatcaatgaaaagtgtgtctgggcagggtaattttgaatgacatcattcaaagtgcatgttcccacttgcaactggagagagatcagtatgtcaaaagtctgtacttggtaagaatttggctgctaagttgagccataatttgtcttttgagccttttttcctttgggtaagttgagctctacagtttgtcttgccattcatgacagtaaaaatgtggtcgtctgggggctgaacctccttctgaacaatgatccaagataaaagtactaataccacaatgcttttttatattcaagggaagaggaagtatgtttcagttttaccacctagataattacacatcatttggcactgcctttcaagatatgtagaaaacagaaaatatatgagttatgaagatatctaggcacatttaacattctctatgccacttagtcctgaacagagaattttcggtataaattggaggaagcttttttttttttttttttttctttcctcacccCCAagacgagtctccctctgttgcccaggctggagtataatggtgtgacctcggctcactgcaacctccacctcctggcttcaagtgattcccctgcctcagcctctcaagtagctgggattacaggtgcccaccaccatgcccagctaatttttgtatttttagtagagttggggttttaccatgttggccaggctagtctcaaaacatgacctcaaatgattcacccgcctcagcctcccaaagtgctgggattacaagcgtgagccaccacgtgagccaggggaagtttttaaatttaccactttttaacaattccatttaggaaagttcagttgagctgttggacttggacaacttcgcacctctcatctttgtccttgtcatctagtcatctataccattacctcccaagcagggacatcatgggtgccatgaagcattcatgcgtgatggcatttctttgcttgtcatttcttcatgtgtttgacatttctcctagctccaaactggaccagctacctttcctatgaaatctagcagtagctgtgggatagacatggttgctcttttcatctttttagattacccattgcttctcttgaaatcctagtacatgatttttttttatcctatgtgcagaaatcaggaaaaaacaaattctacaaagaatttgaaagatattatttcaggccaggtgtggtggctcatgcctgtaatcccagcactttgggaggctgaggcaggtggatcacttgaggtcaggagttcaagaccagatgggccaacatggtgaaaccccatctctactaaaaagacaaaaattagccaggcatggtagcgggcacctgtaatcccagctacttgggaggccgaggcacaagaatcgcttgaatctgggaggtggaggttgccgtgagccaaggtagcgccactgcacttcaggatggttgagtgacactccgtctcaagaaaaaagtcatttcaatgactacctcaggagattcatagatatctgacccacatctgagatgggatttgcattgcattttagctatgatgagaacaaatatttaatatctttgaagattaaaagcatactgtgataatatggaaatcttggtgggaattcagtcattagtgagaatgttttgcgttaagttcaaaccagcctcaacgaagctgatgtgagggaagggaaagtgaactctgagtagagcagggacagaaggaagatgctccagtgcagatcaggaaggagcagggggtgaaatgttacaaattctagaactcagagagctgaaggtaattacttccttttcaagttgtgaaacatgttaacctgtagtaaaatacttataagatgataattaccatctaaccgtgttgaagtgtgcagttccgttgtgtgaagtatattcatgtcatttttttttttttttttttttttttgagacggagtctcactctgtcaccaggctggagtgcagtggtgggatcttggctcactgcaacctctgcctcctgggttcaagcagttctcctgcctcagcctcccgagtagctgggactacaggcgtgcatcaccatgctcagctaatttttgtatttttagtagagacggggtttcaccatgttgcccaggatggtctccatctcttgaccttgtgattcacccgcctcggcctcccaaagtgctgggattacaggcgtgagctaccgcacctggctttttttttttttttttttttttgagacagagtttcaattttgttgcccaggttggagtgcagtgacacaatctcagctcaccacaaccttttcctgctgggttcaagtgattctcctgcctcagcctcccgactagctgggattacaggcatgcaccaccatgcctggctaattttgtatttttagcagagacagcgtttctccatgttggtgaggctggtctcaaactcccgacctcaggtgatccgcctgcctcggcctcccaaagtgctgggattacaggagtgagccaccgtgccagcctcatgtcattcttgtgtgtgtgtgtgtgtgtgtgtgtgtttgtgtgtgtgtgtgtgacagagtctcattctgtcgctcaggctggagtgcagtggtgtgatctcggctcactgcaacctccgcctccagctTCAAacggttctctgcctcagcctcccgagtagctcggattacaggcgcccgctgccatgcccggctaatttttgtatttttagtagagacggggtttcaccatcttgaccaggctggtcttgaactcctgaccccgtgatccacctgcctcggcctcccaaagtactgggattatacgcatgagccaccgtgcccagccgtcattcttatattattatttcctaggtGTCTTTCCTGAAGACTGTCTTCCCGTCTCAAAATGGACATGATGGATCCACGGATGTACAGCAGAGAGCCAGGAGGTCCAACCACCGTAGACAGGAAGGTATGGCTCTGTTGGAGTCCCCATAGTGTGGAAATGAGTTtgccctggaaagggaaagaacagcttcttgccctcaggtttctcaccttctcctctcctcactctcaccaagggctgaggtccatttgtatgcacacaaagaaaagagtttcttcctttccaggaatTAAAATTGTCCTGGAAGCCATCTTTACTTTATGGAGACAGGTGGAAACCAAAGTTCGAGCTAAAATCCATAAGATGAAGGTGACAACAAAAGTCAACCGTCAtgacaaaatcaatggaaagaggaagaccgCCAAAGaacagtaagatgtgccttgacacaaatactgttgtatgaaccatgtgccaatcaaagtagacaactgtaaagtccttgagaatattttctacaatatttgtggcaaattcagtgggttcaaaattgagtttgtcctttctgcttcattagtttaagatgtataattcctttcccttcctacattcttgtttgtaattttttggggggaagaggagttgctagtactggcattggttttcctttctctctctctcttttttttttcctgagatggagctttgctcttgttgcccaggctgtagtgcaatggcacaatctcagctcactgccttttgggttcaagcaattctcctgcctcagcctcccaagtagctgagattacaggtgcccaccaccacgcccagctaatttctgtatttttactagagatggggtttcaccatgttgtccaggctggtctcgaagttctgacctcaggtaatccacccgccccagcctgccaaagtgctgggattagaggcgtgagccaccacacccagccttttttttttttttttaattttgagatagagtctcgctctgtcgcccaggctggagtgctatggtgcaatcttggctcactgcaacctctgcctcccagtttgaagcaactctgcctcagcttcccaactagcttggattacaggtgtgtgccaccacattcggccaatttttttttttttttttttttttttgagacagagtctcactctgtcacccaggctagagtgcagtggcatgatcttgggtcactgtaacctccgcctcccaggttcaaacgatgcttatccctcagcctcttgagtagctgggactacaggcatatgccaccatgctcggataatttttgtatttttagtagaggcggggtttcaccatattggccaagctggtctagaactcctgacgtcatgatccgcacacctcgacctcccaatgtgctgggattacaggcgtgagccaccgtgcccagcccaattttcgtatttttagtagagacaggggttcaccatgttggccaggctagtcttgaactcctgacctcaggtgatctgcctacctcagcctcccagtgtgagccaccacacccagcctggattgttgaattcaatgcttgggtcacctccagattcattttcacagtctttcatgttttggtcatattacattgcattttgctgccatatgactgatctttttttgttaaatgtgagatacttgttaaaaaatatttagcaatgaattgaggcctagtagcatgttatcttgctgcagaagagatgggagtctacttctgggggatggtcaggggtCCTCCATACAGGCTGCAATTGAGGTCGTCAGTGCAGGCTCAGTCCCTACAAAGGCCAGGGTATTTCCTGTCCACCTCTATTCTGATGCATGACCCTTCTGGGTCTcaaccagagccagtggacttcagtATGGGTCACTTTCATTGGCAGACCCTCAATCCACTTGTTTTCCGTTTAACCCCACGCACGTGTGCAAAAGCTGTTCTGCTTCTTTACATCTCAGTAGTTCCTTCTGGAATTCAGCAATAAAACTCAGGGAAATGGGTTCCAAATGCGAGGCTGACTTTCGTCCTGGGTTTCCTTCTTCTCCGTCTTCACCTCATGTCTGTTTACTGCCATGTTAGCAATTTGATGTATTCAATCAtgggttttatattctgtttggtgTCCCCCATTGTTCTCATCGGAGATCAGAAGCTTCAGGTGCACTTATGTCAACTCAAGAGTAGAATGCTTCCTTAGCTTCCCTCCAGagtcaggttttgtgtttctagttcccaagtgcacagcaggagtagtgatgtcctcactggcttctcatttgcattaaactgtgagcttctttagcgtggggacaggaccctgctcccattgcattctcagcacctcaccACACACTCCTTGTTGGAGGCCACTCCAGACAGCATGTGCTGAAGGATGCCCTGTGGTCAGAAACAAGTTCATTAACTTTCTCTTTGAAGTGTTTTCGTCCCTGATTCGTAGCGTTCTGGGAATTTTACACATCCTTCCTATAAAACCAAGTATCAGGTGAGATCCTTAGGATCAGGACCATGAATCAAGTGGTgtgagggcaacacagcaaacttaCCCTTTTTAGGCCGTTTCCTTTTTCGGCCCTCAATCTCTGTGAACTGAACCTTGTTAAAGTTAGTCAACACCAGGGTGGATGGTTTGCCGTTGTCACCTATTTTCAGGACATAACACCCTGACTTAGGAGCCATTCCAATCATTTCTAATTCAATAGATGCGCCCAGCATTCAGATTGCCTTTTCAGGATCTTTAAAGTCGATGACAAGAGTTCCAGTCCTGAATCATGGCAAAGTGCAGTAGTGAACTGCGGGGTTAATGACACCATATTGTGGAAGGATCTCTCTATGGCTGATGGTCTCAGTTCCGGCATCAGCCTCTGACTGAGAATCAGGTCTCACACAGGAGGAGTCAGAGGAGGAGCAATCCTCTGCTTCTGATGGAGTTAGTTGTGATGAATTGGTGAGGTCTGGTTTTTCACACTGAACTAAAATGAGATTTTGCTGTGTCAAGCACAAGACTGAccccagagacacacatagtgcacctcatagaagcttttaatagtctttatatttactaaagaataggATTAACTATGGAACTATGAAGATGAGCTGGAAATGACAGGTGACTTGCCAGCAGGCcagagtgtgattttttttttgtccctcaatGGGAGGTGTCCATTCTTCCTTCAGTTGTGAGAATCAGTTGGTTCATTTATGGGAAGGTTGCAGGGGGGGATCTTTGAATCACAGCCTTCAGATgccagaagggcagagggaatcccacacaggctggtggatcatgtgtgtgcatttctctcccttctagTCTGAGGAAACTAAGCATCAAAGAACGTGAGCATGCAGAAAAGGAGAGGCAGCtatcagaggcagaggaaaatgggaaattggatatgaaagaaatacacacctACAAGTGAGTTCAGAAACTGAACCCCACCCTCTTGGGAAACGCCCATTGAagtgttgtttttaacctttgtacAATGTTTAGACCCAGTAAATgcataaatagaaacaaatggtcagaagacatatcgtgagacagagagagagttcacaaaacagaaaacaa
Proteins encoded in this region:
- the LOC117978222 gene encoding nuclear pore complex-interacting protein family member A3-like isoform X5 translates to MPLGGDDTQVINTLADHRHRGTDFGGSPWLRIITVFLRSYKFAISLCTSYLSVSFLKTVFPSQNGHDGSTDVQQRARRSNHRRQEGIKIVLEAIFTLWRQVETKVRAKIHKMKVTTKVNRHDKINGKRKTAKEHLRKLSIKEREHAEKERQLSEAEENGKLDMKEIHTYKEMFQRAQALRRRAEDYHKCKIPPSARKPLCNWVRMAAAQHRHSSGLPYRPYLTAETLKNRMGRQPPPPTQPRCITHNSLSLKTPPECPLHPLPPSAPPSAPPSVDDNLKTPPECLITPLPPSADDNLKKLTKNK
- the LOC117978222 gene encoding nuclear pore complex-interacting protein family member A1-like isoform X6, with product MSRKKTPKSKGASTPAASTLPTANGARPARSGTALSGPDAPPNGPLQPGRPSLGGGVDFHDVAFKVMLVGDSGVGKTCLLVRFKDGAFLAGTFISTVGIDFRVINTLADHRHRGTDFGGSPWLRIITVFLRSYKFAISLCTSYLSVSFLKTVFPSQNGHDGSTDVQQRARRSNHRRQEGIKIVLEAIFTLWRQVETKVRAKIHKMKVTTKVNRHDKINGKRKTAKEHLRKLSIKEREHAEKERQLSEAEENGKLDMKEIHTYKSPLLQESLFATGSEWRQRSIVILQDCPTGPTSQLKL
- the LOC117978222 gene encoding nuclear pore complex-interacting protein family member A3-like isoform X4, whose protein sequence is MLCCLGYEWLSGGCKTWHSAWVINTLADHRHRGTDFGGSPWLRIITVFLRSYKFAISLCTSYLSVSFLKTVFPSQNGHDGSTDVQQRARRSNHRRQEGIKIVLEAIFTLWRQVETKVRAKIHKMKVTTKVNRHDKINGKRKTAKEHLRKLSIKEREHAEKERQLSEAEENGKLDMKEIHTYKEMFQRAQALRRRAEDYHKCKIPPSARKPLCNWVRMAAAQHRHSSGLPYRPYLTAETLKNRMGRQPPPPTQPRCITHNSLSLKTPPECPLHPLPPSAPPSAPPSVDDNLKTPPECLITPLPPSADDNLKKLTKNK